A genomic region of Acipenser ruthenus chromosome 9, fAciRut3.2 maternal haplotype, whole genome shotgun sequence contains the following coding sequences:
- the LOC117405252 gene encoding uncharacterized protein LOC117405252 isoform X6 translates to MSCVFCHLAVESSKTGPILQKEDTAAHENCLLFSSGLVTQNTPEGDDLAGFSVEDVKKEINRGRKLHCFRCKKSGATVGCEVKKCKRSYHFLCALNDNAEKEEDVDRGLFRIYCEMHMSKIPEGAINDKSDAESDQTDDSSEEFALGTMMTPRKRSTPVKRNYSKKSRKWTSSPRIVISKNPADGDKKGDDTLIESEDAEILCSSGVRGPKKTEKRTIIKSPNKNSIGAISPRLKVVRFDVNPVSKGENTNESEDEQLPTDTDKNSACDTVVSDDSTNLDSHDEKEDEESSENIRIPIKMKSVSLLYSGNPAEFWKKCREASCTEKLFSKIHTAMSDVSKKIVTDAASDHDYKFAMDILTASDLLEVISDNNKDLKKKQKQLKAETDSLSKAQVAMQELEKIAKDIQK, encoded by the exons ATGAGTTGCGTGTTTTGTCATCTTGCTGTGGAGTCCAGTAAAACAGGACCGATATTACAAAAGGAAGATACAGCTGCACACGAGAACTGTTTG CTGTTTTCTTCTGGACTTGTCACTCAAAATACACCTGAGGGGGATGACTTGGCAGGATTTTCAGTGGAAGATGTGAAAAAGGAAATTAATCGAGGGAGAAAACTG CATTGCTTTAGGTGCAAGAAATCTGGAGCAACTGTAGGCTGTGaagttaaaaaatgcaaaagATCTTATCATTTTTTATGCGCCTTAAACGATAATGCAGAAAAGGAAGAAGATGTAGACCGTGGATTGTTTAG GATCTATTGTGAAATGCACATGAGTAAAATACCAGAAGGTGCAATTAACG ATAAGAGTGATGCCGAATCTGATCAAACTGATGACAGCAGTGAGGAATTCGCCCTTGGAACCATGATGACCCCT AGAAAAAGATCAACTCCAGTAAAAAG GAATTATTCTAAAAAATCTAGAAAATGGACATCAAGCCCAAGAATTGTAATCTCAAAGAACCCtg CAGATGGAGATAAAAAAGGTGATGACACTTTAATAGAAAGTGAAGATGCAGAAATCCTGTGTAGTTCTGGAGTCAGGGGTCCAAAG AAGACAGAAAAACGGACTATAATAAAAAG CCCCAACAAAAATTCTATTGGTGCGATTTCACCAAGACTCAAAGTAGTT AGATTTGATGTAAATCCAGTGTCAAAAGG TGAAAACACTAATGAAAGTGAAGATGAACAGCTGCCAACAGATACAG ACAAAAACAGCGCATGTGACACAGTGGTCAGTGATGACAGCACAAACCTGGACTCG CATGACGAGAAGGAAGATGAGGAGTCTTCTGAAAATATCCGGATTCCTATAAAAATGAAAAGTGTATCTCTATTATATTCAG GAAATCCAGCAGAGTTCTGGAAGAAGTGCAGAGAAGCGAGCTGCACAGAGAAGCTGTTTTCAAAAATTCATACTGCCATGTCTGACGTGTCCAAAAAAATTGTGACGGATGCTGCCAGTGATCATG ATTATAAATTTGCAATGGACATCCTGACAGCTTCTGATTTGTTGGAAGTCATTTCAGACAACAATAAAG atttgaagaaaaaacagaaacaacttAAGGCAGAAACTGATTCTTTGTCAAAAGCACAAGTCGCAATGCAAGAACTTGAGAAGATAGCAAAGGACATTCAAAAGTGA
- the LOC117405252 gene encoding uncharacterized protein LOC117405252 isoform X1, producing the protein MSCVFCHLAVESSKTGPILQKEDTAAHENCLLFSSGLVTQNTPEGDDLAGFSVEDVKKEINRGRKLHCFRCKKSGATVGCEVKKCKRSYHFLCALNDNAEKEEDVDRGLFRIYCEMHMSKIPEGAINDKSDAESDQTDDSSEEFALGTMMTPVCSDYLYRKPGSKPKRKRSTPVKRNYSKKSRKWTSSPRIVISKNPADGDKKGDDTLIESEDAEILCSSGVRGPKKTEKRTIIKSPNKNSIGAISPRLKVVRFDVNPVSKGENTNESEDEQLPTDTDKNSACDTVVSDDSTNLDSHDEKEDEESSENIRIPIKMKSVSLLYSGNPAEFWKKCREASCTEKLFSKIHTAMSDVSKKIVTDAASDHDYKFAMDILTASDLLEVISDNNKDLKKKQKQLKAETDSLSKAQVAMQELEKIAKDIQK; encoded by the exons ATGAGTTGCGTGTTTTGTCATCTTGCTGTGGAGTCCAGTAAAACAGGACCGATATTACAAAAGGAAGATACAGCTGCACACGAGAACTGTTTG CTGTTTTCTTCTGGACTTGTCACTCAAAATACACCTGAGGGGGATGACTTGGCAGGATTTTCAGTGGAAGATGTGAAAAAGGAAATTAATCGAGGGAGAAAACTG CATTGCTTTAGGTGCAAGAAATCTGGAGCAACTGTAGGCTGTGaagttaaaaaatgcaaaagATCTTATCATTTTTTATGCGCCTTAAACGATAATGCAGAAAAGGAAGAAGATGTAGACCGTGGATTGTTTAG GATCTATTGTGAAATGCACATGAGTAAAATACCAGAAGGTGCAATTAACG ATAAGAGTGATGCCGAATCTGATCAAACTGATGACAGCAGTGAGGAATTCGCCCTTGGAACCATGATGACCCCTGTATGTAGTGATTATTTATATAGAAAACCTGGTTCAAAACCT aaGAGAAAAAGATCAACTCCAGTAAAAAG GAATTATTCTAAAAAATCTAGAAAATGGACATCAAGCCCAAGAATTGTAATCTCAAAGAACCCtg CAGATGGAGATAAAAAAGGTGATGACACTTTAATAGAAAGTGAAGATGCAGAAATCCTGTGTAGTTCTGGAGTCAGGGGTCCAAAG AAGACAGAAAAACGGACTATAATAAAAAG CCCCAACAAAAATTCTATTGGTGCGATTTCACCAAGACTCAAAGTAGTT AGATTTGATGTAAATCCAGTGTCAAAAGG TGAAAACACTAATGAAAGTGAAGATGAACAGCTGCCAACAGATACAG ACAAAAACAGCGCATGTGACACAGTGGTCAGTGATGACAGCACAAACCTGGACTCG CATGACGAGAAGGAAGATGAGGAGTCTTCTGAAAATATCCGGATTCCTATAAAAATGAAAAGTGTATCTCTATTATATTCAG GAAATCCAGCAGAGTTCTGGAAGAAGTGCAGAGAAGCGAGCTGCACAGAGAAGCTGTTTTCAAAAATTCATACTGCCATGTCTGACGTGTCCAAAAAAATTGTGACGGATGCTGCCAGTGATCATG ATTATAAATTTGCAATGGACATCCTGACAGCTTCTGATTTGTTGGAAGTCATTTCAGACAACAATAAAG atttgaagaaaaaacagaaacaacttAAGGCAGAAACTGATTCTTTGTCAAAAGCACAAGTCGCAATGCAAGAACTTGAGAAGATAGCAAAGGACATTCAAAAGTGA
- the LOC117405252 gene encoding uncharacterized protein LOC117405252 isoform X5, with protein sequence MSCVFCHLAVESSKTGPILQKEDTAAHENCLLFSSGLVTQNTPEGDDLAGFSVEDVKKEINRGRKLHCFRCKKSGATVGCEVKKCKRSYHFLCALNDNAEKEEDVDRGLFRIYCEMHMSKIPEGAINDKSDAESDQTDDSSEEFALGTMMTPKRKRSTPVKRNYSKKSRKWTSSPRIVISKNPDGDKKGDDTLIESEDAEILCSSGVRGPKKTEKRTIIKSPNKNSIGAISPRLKVVRFDVNPVSKGENTNESEDEQLPTDTDKNSACDTVVSDDSTNLDSHDEKEDEESSENIRIPIKMKSVSLLYSGNPAEFWKKCREASCTEKLFSKIHTAMSDVSKKIVTDAASDHDYKFAMDILTASDLLEVISDNNKDLKKKQKQLKAETDSLSKAQVAMQELEKIAKDIQK encoded by the exons ATGAGTTGCGTGTTTTGTCATCTTGCTGTGGAGTCCAGTAAAACAGGACCGATATTACAAAAGGAAGATACAGCTGCACACGAGAACTGTTTG CTGTTTTCTTCTGGACTTGTCACTCAAAATACACCTGAGGGGGATGACTTGGCAGGATTTTCAGTGGAAGATGTGAAAAAGGAAATTAATCGAGGGAGAAAACTG CATTGCTTTAGGTGCAAGAAATCTGGAGCAACTGTAGGCTGTGaagttaaaaaatgcaaaagATCTTATCATTTTTTATGCGCCTTAAACGATAATGCAGAAAAGGAAGAAGATGTAGACCGTGGATTGTTTAG GATCTATTGTGAAATGCACATGAGTAAAATACCAGAAGGTGCAATTAACG ATAAGAGTGATGCCGAATCTGATCAAACTGATGACAGCAGTGAGGAATTCGCCCTTGGAACCATGATGACCCCT aaGAGAAAAAGATCAACTCCAGTAAAAAG GAATTATTCTAAAAAATCTAGAAAATGGACATCAAGCCCAAGAATTGTAATCTCAAAGAACCCtg ATGGAGATAAAAAAGGTGATGACACTTTAATAGAAAGTGAAGATGCAGAAATCCTGTGTAGTTCTGGAGTCAGGGGTCCAAAG AAGACAGAAAAACGGACTATAATAAAAAG CCCCAACAAAAATTCTATTGGTGCGATTTCACCAAGACTCAAAGTAGTT AGATTTGATGTAAATCCAGTGTCAAAAGG TGAAAACACTAATGAAAGTGAAGATGAACAGCTGCCAACAGATACAG ACAAAAACAGCGCATGTGACACAGTGGTCAGTGATGACAGCACAAACCTGGACTCG CATGACGAGAAGGAAGATGAGGAGTCTTCTGAAAATATCCGGATTCCTATAAAAATGAAAAGTGTATCTCTATTATATTCAG GAAATCCAGCAGAGTTCTGGAAGAAGTGCAGAGAAGCGAGCTGCACAGAGAAGCTGTTTTCAAAAATTCATACTGCCATGTCTGACGTGTCCAAAAAAATTGTGACGGATGCTGCCAGTGATCATG ATTATAAATTTGCAATGGACATCCTGACAGCTTCTGATTTGTTGGAAGTCATTTCAGACAACAATAAAG atttgaagaaaaaacagaaacaacttAAGGCAGAAACTGATTCTTTGTCAAAAGCACAAGTCGCAATGCAAGAACTTGAGAAGATAGCAAAGGACATTCAAAAGTGA
- the LOC117405252 gene encoding uncharacterized protein LOC117405252 isoform X4: MSCVFCHLAVESSKTGPILQKEDTAAHENCLLFSSGLVTQNTPEGDDLAGFSVEDVKKEINRGRKLHCFRCKKSGATVGCEVKKCKRSYHFLCALNDNAEKEEDVDRGLFRIYCEMHMSKIPEGAINDKSDAESDQTDDSSEEFALGTMMTPKRKRSTPVKRNYSKKSRKWTSSPRIVISKNPADGDKKGDDTLIESEDAEILCSSGVRGPKKTEKRTIIKSPNKNSIGAISPRLKVVRFDVNPVSKGENTNESEDEQLPTDTDKNSACDTVVSDDSTNLDSHDEKEDEESSENIRIPIKMKSVSLLYSGNPAEFWKKCREASCTEKLFSKIHTAMSDVSKKIVTDAASDHDYKFAMDILTASDLLEVISDNNKDLKKKQKQLKAETDSLSKAQVAMQELEKIAKDIQK, translated from the exons ATGAGTTGCGTGTTTTGTCATCTTGCTGTGGAGTCCAGTAAAACAGGACCGATATTACAAAAGGAAGATACAGCTGCACACGAGAACTGTTTG CTGTTTTCTTCTGGACTTGTCACTCAAAATACACCTGAGGGGGATGACTTGGCAGGATTTTCAGTGGAAGATGTGAAAAAGGAAATTAATCGAGGGAGAAAACTG CATTGCTTTAGGTGCAAGAAATCTGGAGCAACTGTAGGCTGTGaagttaaaaaatgcaaaagATCTTATCATTTTTTATGCGCCTTAAACGATAATGCAGAAAAGGAAGAAGATGTAGACCGTGGATTGTTTAG GATCTATTGTGAAATGCACATGAGTAAAATACCAGAAGGTGCAATTAACG ATAAGAGTGATGCCGAATCTGATCAAACTGATGACAGCAGTGAGGAATTCGCCCTTGGAACCATGATGACCCCT aaGAGAAAAAGATCAACTCCAGTAAAAAG GAATTATTCTAAAAAATCTAGAAAATGGACATCAAGCCCAAGAATTGTAATCTCAAAGAACCCtg CAGATGGAGATAAAAAAGGTGATGACACTTTAATAGAAAGTGAAGATGCAGAAATCCTGTGTAGTTCTGGAGTCAGGGGTCCAAAG AAGACAGAAAAACGGACTATAATAAAAAG CCCCAACAAAAATTCTATTGGTGCGATTTCACCAAGACTCAAAGTAGTT AGATTTGATGTAAATCCAGTGTCAAAAGG TGAAAACACTAATGAAAGTGAAGATGAACAGCTGCCAACAGATACAG ACAAAAACAGCGCATGTGACACAGTGGTCAGTGATGACAGCACAAACCTGGACTCG CATGACGAGAAGGAAGATGAGGAGTCTTCTGAAAATATCCGGATTCCTATAAAAATGAAAAGTGTATCTCTATTATATTCAG GAAATCCAGCAGAGTTCTGGAAGAAGTGCAGAGAAGCGAGCTGCACAGAGAAGCTGTTTTCAAAAATTCATACTGCCATGTCTGACGTGTCCAAAAAAATTGTGACGGATGCTGCCAGTGATCATG ATTATAAATTTGCAATGGACATCCTGACAGCTTCTGATTTGTTGGAAGTCATTTCAGACAACAATAAAG atttgaagaaaaaacagaaacaacttAAGGCAGAAACTGATTCTTTGTCAAAAGCACAAGTCGCAATGCAAGAACTTGAGAAGATAGCAAAGGACATTCAAAAGTGA
- the LOC117405252 gene encoding uncharacterized protein LOC117405252 isoform X3: MSCVFCHLAVESSKTGPILQKEDTAAHENCLLFSSGLVTQNTPEGDDLAGFSVEDVKKEINRGRKLHCFRCKKSGATVGCEVKKCKRSYHFLCALNDNAEKEEDVDRGLFRIYCEMHMSKIPEGAINDKSDAESDQTDDSSEEFALGTMMTPVCSDYLYRKPGSKPRKRSTPVKRNYSKKSRKWTSSPRIVISKNPADGDKKGDDTLIESEDAEILCSSGVRGPKKTEKRTIIKSPNKNSIGAISPRLKVVRFDVNPVSKGENTNESEDEQLPTDTDKNSACDTVVSDDSTNLDSHDEKEDEESSENIRIPIKMKSVSLLYSGNPAEFWKKCREASCTEKLFSKIHTAMSDVSKKIVTDAASDHDYKFAMDILTASDLLEVISDNNKDLKKKQKQLKAETDSLSKAQVAMQELEKIAKDIQK; the protein is encoded by the exons ATGAGTTGCGTGTTTTGTCATCTTGCTGTGGAGTCCAGTAAAACAGGACCGATATTACAAAAGGAAGATACAGCTGCACACGAGAACTGTTTG CTGTTTTCTTCTGGACTTGTCACTCAAAATACACCTGAGGGGGATGACTTGGCAGGATTTTCAGTGGAAGATGTGAAAAAGGAAATTAATCGAGGGAGAAAACTG CATTGCTTTAGGTGCAAGAAATCTGGAGCAACTGTAGGCTGTGaagttaaaaaatgcaaaagATCTTATCATTTTTTATGCGCCTTAAACGATAATGCAGAAAAGGAAGAAGATGTAGACCGTGGATTGTTTAG GATCTATTGTGAAATGCACATGAGTAAAATACCAGAAGGTGCAATTAACG ATAAGAGTGATGCCGAATCTGATCAAACTGATGACAGCAGTGAGGAATTCGCCCTTGGAACCATGATGACCCCTGTATGTAGTGATTATTTATATAGAAAACCTGGTTCAAAACCT AGAAAAAGATCAACTCCAGTAAAAAG GAATTATTCTAAAAAATCTAGAAAATGGACATCAAGCCCAAGAATTGTAATCTCAAAGAACCCtg CAGATGGAGATAAAAAAGGTGATGACACTTTAATAGAAAGTGAAGATGCAGAAATCCTGTGTAGTTCTGGAGTCAGGGGTCCAAAG AAGACAGAAAAACGGACTATAATAAAAAG CCCCAACAAAAATTCTATTGGTGCGATTTCACCAAGACTCAAAGTAGTT AGATTTGATGTAAATCCAGTGTCAAAAGG TGAAAACACTAATGAAAGTGAAGATGAACAGCTGCCAACAGATACAG ACAAAAACAGCGCATGTGACACAGTGGTCAGTGATGACAGCACAAACCTGGACTCG CATGACGAGAAGGAAGATGAGGAGTCTTCTGAAAATATCCGGATTCCTATAAAAATGAAAAGTGTATCTCTATTATATTCAG GAAATCCAGCAGAGTTCTGGAAGAAGTGCAGAGAAGCGAGCTGCACAGAGAAGCTGTTTTCAAAAATTCATACTGCCATGTCTGACGTGTCCAAAAAAATTGTGACGGATGCTGCCAGTGATCATG ATTATAAATTTGCAATGGACATCCTGACAGCTTCTGATTTGTTGGAAGTCATTTCAGACAACAATAAAG atttgaagaaaaaacagaaacaacttAAGGCAGAAACTGATTCTTTGTCAAAAGCACAAGTCGCAATGCAAGAACTTGAGAAGATAGCAAAGGACATTCAAAAGTGA
- the LOC117405252 gene encoding uncharacterized protein LOC117405252 isoform X2, which produces MSCVFCHLAVESSKTGPILQKEDTAAHENCLLFSSGLVTQNTPEGDDLAGFSVEDVKKEINRGRKLHCFRCKKSGATVGCEVKKCKRSYHFLCALNDNAEKEEDVDRGLFRIYCEMHMSKIPEGAINDKSDAESDQTDDSSEEFALGTMMTPVCSDYLYRKPGSKPKRKRSTPVKRNYSKKSRKWTSSPRIVISKNPDGDKKGDDTLIESEDAEILCSSGVRGPKKTEKRTIIKSPNKNSIGAISPRLKVVRFDVNPVSKGENTNESEDEQLPTDTDKNSACDTVVSDDSTNLDSHDEKEDEESSENIRIPIKMKSVSLLYSGNPAEFWKKCREASCTEKLFSKIHTAMSDVSKKIVTDAASDHDYKFAMDILTASDLLEVISDNNKDLKKKQKQLKAETDSLSKAQVAMQELEKIAKDIQK; this is translated from the exons ATGAGTTGCGTGTTTTGTCATCTTGCTGTGGAGTCCAGTAAAACAGGACCGATATTACAAAAGGAAGATACAGCTGCACACGAGAACTGTTTG CTGTTTTCTTCTGGACTTGTCACTCAAAATACACCTGAGGGGGATGACTTGGCAGGATTTTCAGTGGAAGATGTGAAAAAGGAAATTAATCGAGGGAGAAAACTG CATTGCTTTAGGTGCAAGAAATCTGGAGCAACTGTAGGCTGTGaagttaaaaaatgcaaaagATCTTATCATTTTTTATGCGCCTTAAACGATAATGCAGAAAAGGAAGAAGATGTAGACCGTGGATTGTTTAG GATCTATTGTGAAATGCACATGAGTAAAATACCAGAAGGTGCAATTAACG ATAAGAGTGATGCCGAATCTGATCAAACTGATGACAGCAGTGAGGAATTCGCCCTTGGAACCATGATGACCCCTGTATGTAGTGATTATTTATATAGAAAACCTGGTTCAAAACCT aaGAGAAAAAGATCAACTCCAGTAAAAAG GAATTATTCTAAAAAATCTAGAAAATGGACATCAAGCCCAAGAATTGTAATCTCAAAGAACCCtg ATGGAGATAAAAAAGGTGATGACACTTTAATAGAAAGTGAAGATGCAGAAATCCTGTGTAGTTCTGGAGTCAGGGGTCCAAAG AAGACAGAAAAACGGACTATAATAAAAAG CCCCAACAAAAATTCTATTGGTGCGATTTCACCAAGACTCAAAGTAGTT AGATTTGATGTAAATCCAGTGTCAAAAGG TGAAAACACTAATGAAAGTGAAGATGAACAGCTGCCAACAGATACAG ACAAAAACAGCGCATGTGACACAGTGGTCAGTGATGACAGCACAAACCTGGACTCG CATGACGAGAAGGAAGATGAGGAGTCTTCTGAAAATATCCGGATTCCTATAAAAATGAAAAGTGTATCTCTATTATATTCAG GAAATCCAGCAGAGTTCTGGAAGAAGTGCAGAGAAGCGAGCTGCACAGAGAAGCTGTTTTCAAAAATTCATACTGCCATGTCTGACGTGTCCAAAAAAATTGTGACGGATGCTGCCAGTGATCATG ATTATAAATTTGCAATGGACATCCTGACAGCTTCTGATTTGTTGGAAGTCATTTCAGACAACAATAAAG atttgaagaaaaaacagaaacaacttAAGGCAGAAACTGATTCTTTGTCAAAAGCACAAGTCGCAATGCAAGAACTTGAGAAGATAGCAAAGGACATTCAAAAGTGA